One segment of Nocardioides sp. QY071 DNA contains the following:
- a CDS encoding long-chain fatty acid--CoA ligase, with the protein MTNLAEFLENSAQSYPDRTAIVFGDTRLSYPQVNGAANQVANLLVSRGIKPGDKVALSCPNLPYFTIIYYGILKAGASVVPLNVLLKGREVAYHLGDSDAKAYFAFQGTPDLAIGEEGYAGFQAADGCEHFFVITADPTAPSPIEGTETFGQALAGQPPTFDTVDVSDDDTAVILYTSGTTGQPKGAELRHRNMRDNALAGKDLFGADPANPDTFLCVLPLFHSFGQTVIQNGAFAFGGTVVMLPRFEAAPAIALMLKEKVSFFAGVPTMYWGLLNALDETVDVKALAENLRVAVAGGAALPVEVHHQFEERFGVVILEGYGLSETSPVASFSRLGSPVRVGSIGTPIPGVEMKLLEPESWDEIDAGKDPDGTSAVGEIAIKGHNIMKGYYKRPDATAEAISEDGWFRSGDLGRKDADGWYYIVDRSKDMIIRGGFNVYPREIEEVLLTHPAVSLAAVIGVPHESHGEEIKAFVILKPGASATPEEIVAWGKEQMAAYKYPRIVEVVESLPMTATGKILKRELS; encoded by the coding sequence ATGACGAACCTCGCCGAGTTCCTCGAGAACAGCGCCCAGTCCTATCCCGACCGCACGGCCATCGTCTTCGGGGACACCCGGCTGTCGTACCCCCAGGTCAACGGCGCCGCCAACCAGGTCGCCAACCTCCTCGTCTCGCGGGGCATCAAGCCGGGCGACAAGGTGGCGTTGAGCTGCCCGAACCTGCCCTACTTCACGATCATCTACTACGGCATCCTCAAGGCCGGCGCGAGCGTCGTACCGCTCAACGTGCTGCTCAAGGGCCGCGAGGTCGCCTACCACCTGGGCGACTCCGACGCGAAGGCCTACTTCGCCTTCCAGGGCACCCCCGACCTGGCCATCGGCGAGGAGGGGTACGCCGGCTTCCAGGCCGCCGACGGCTGCGAGCACTTCTTCGTCATCACCGCCGACCCGACGGCCCCCTCGCCGATCGAGGGCACCGAGACCTTCGGCCAGGCCCTCGCCGGCCAGCCGCCGACGTTCGACACTGTCGACGTCTCCGACGACGACACCGCCGTGATCCTCTACACCTCCGGCACCACCGGCCAGCCCAAGGGCGCCGAGCTGCGGCACCGCAACATGCGCGACAACGCGCTCGCAGGCAAGGACCTGTTCGGCGCCGACCCGGCCAACCCCGACACCTTCTTGTGCGTGCTGCCACTGTTCCACTCGTTCGGCCAGACCGTCATCCAGAACGGCGCCTTCGCCTTCGGCGGCACGGTCGTGATGCTGCCGCGCTTCGAGGCGGCGCCGGCGATCGCGCTGATGCTCAAGGAGAAGGTCTCCTTCTTCGCCGGCGTCCCGACGATGTACTGGGGCCTGCTCAACGCCCTCGACGAGACCGTCGACGTCAAGGCCCTCGCCGAGAACCTGCGGGTCGCGGTCGCCGGTGGCGCGGCCCTCCCGGTCGAGGTGCACCACCAGTTCGAGGAGCGCTTCGGCGTGGTCATCCTCGAGGGCTACGGCCTCTCCGAGACCTCGCCCGTCGCGAGCTTCTCGCGGCTCGGCTCGCCGGTCCGGGTCGGCTCCATCGGTACGCCGATCCCCGGCGTCGAGATGAAGCTGCTGGAGCCGGAGTCCTGGGACGAAATCGATGCAGGCAAGGACCCCGACGGCACCTCTGCTGTTGGGGAGATCGCCATCAAGGGCCACAACATCATGAAGGGCTACTACAAGCGGCCCGATGCCACCGCCGAGGCGATCAGCGAGGACGGCTGGTTCCGCTCCGGCGACCTCGGCCGCAAGGACGCCGACGGCTGGTACTACATCGTCGACCGTTCCAAGGACATGATCATCCGCGGCGGCTTCAACGTGTACCCGCGCGAGATCGAGGAGGTCCTCCTCACCCACCCGGCCGTCTCCCTGGCCGCCGTGATCGGTGTCCCGCACGAGAGCCACGGCGAGGAGATCAAGGCGTTCGTCATCCTCAAGCCGGGCGCCAGCGCCACGCCTGAGGAGATCGTGGCCTGGGGCAAGGAGCAGATGGCGGCCTACAAGTACCCGCGCATCGTCGAGGTCGTCGAGAGCCTGCCGATGACCGCCACCGGCAAGATCCTCAAGCGCGAGCTGTCCTAG
- a CDS encoding phosphoribosylaminoimidazolesuccinocarboxamide synthase: protein MTLANIPPAPALPGTRHLHSGKVRDLYELTEGPYAGKLLMVASDRLSIFDFVLETTIPDKGEILTRMSSWWFDQLAPLVPNHVVSTDVPDAVRGRAVICERLDMFPVECVARGYLTGSGLLDYRATGEVCGIALPAGLEDGSRLPEPIFTPATKAELGDHDENVSYDAVAATVGAEAAEALRELTLRVYGRAEEIAREQGIILADTKFEFGVAPGGEGTIVLADEVLTPDSSRYWPADDWQPGRAQASYDKQIVRNWALSPESGWDKASGEAPPPLPAEVVERTRSRYIEAYERLTGERF, encoded by the coding sequence GTGACGCTCGCGAACATCCCGCCCGCGCCGGCGCTCCCCGGCACCCGCCACCTGCACTCCGGGAAGGTCCGCGACCTCTACGAGCTCACCGAGGGCCCGTACGCCGGCAAGCTGCTGATGGTCGCCAGCGACCGGCTCTCGATCTTCGACTTCGTGCTGGAGACGACGATCCCCGACAAGGGCGAGATCCTCACCCGGATGTCGTCGTGGTGGTTCGACCAGCTCGCCCCGCTGGTCCCCAACCACGTCGTCTCGACCGACGTCCCCGACGCCGTCCGCGGCCGGGCGGTGATCTGCGAGCGGCTCGACATGTTCCCCGTCGAGTGCGTCGCGCGCGGCTACCTCACCGGCTCCGGCCTGCTCGACTACCGCGCCACCGGCGAGGTCTGCGGCATCGCCCTGCCCGCCGGCCTCGAGGACGGCAGCCGCCTGCCCGAGCCGATCTTCACCCCGGCCACGAAGGCCGAGCTCGGCGACCACGACGAGAACGTCTCGTACGACGCCGTGGCCGCCACCGTCGGCGCCGAGGCGGCCGAGGCGCTGCGCGAGCTGACCCTGCGGGTCTACGGCCGCGCCGAGGAGATCGCCCGCGAGCAGGGCATCATCCTCGCCGACACCAAGTTCGAGTTCGGCGTCGCGCCGGGCGGCGAGGGCACCATCGTGCTCGCCGACGAGGTGCTCACCCCCGACTCGTCGCGGTACTGGCCGGCCGACGACTGGCAGCCCGGCCGCGCGCAGGCGTCGTACGACAAGCAGATCGTGCGCAACTGGGCCCTCTCGCCCGAGAGCGGCTGGGACAAGGCGTCCGGCGAGGCGCCGCCGCCGCTGCCCGCCGAGGTCGTCGAGCGCACCCGCAGCCGCTACATCGAGGCCTACGAGCGGCTGACCGGCGAGAGGTTCTGA
- a CDS encoding MFS transporter encodes MLRRGCRPSSHPLLAVIALLAAVEVASGVIQGYYGPVMVDIAHDLDVRYADLNWLEAAQLVFSALVVPPLARLGDLVGHRRVLLVATAVTALATWGIAFAPSFPAMLVAWTLQGTYVVWLPIEVAVMHRRTAGRPDQGRLTRRAAAILVATLELSVIVAAVLAGQLADRVSLTTMLVLPAVVVTLCLPLLALLEEIPGLPGGRFDWGGLGLMALAMLSVLGGLVAIRLDGPTSLPAWLLVAIGVVLLVPWWRYEARHPDPMIDVRLLREPAQWSVQATAFLVGMSLLGAQVPLSTYFRSDPDVHGYGFGLTAAQGSVRIAFYVACLAIGALTLGPVSRRLGARGAMALGCVVYAAGYAAWLPFHASPGAAWGVMAVIGLGTGGLVAAIPAAAAAVAPPGRVGSATGLTNAAKTVGGGIASSVFAICLAGSGAIRVDGGSLGGYYAVWSICAASGLVAAVVLGVTARAAPLNLEPKGAPGDPMAAPGPPSTHAGGVADA; translated from the coding sequence ATGCTCCGTCGCGGATGTCGCCCGTCGAGTCACCCGCTCCTCGCGGTGATCGCGCTGCTGGCCGCCGTCGAGGTCGCCAGCGGCGTGATCCAGGGCTACTACGGACCGGTGATGGTGGACATCGCCCACGACCTCGACGTCCGGTACGCGGACCTCAACTGGCTCGAGGCCGCCCAGCTGGTGTTCTCGGCGCTGGTCGTGCCGCCGCTGGCCCGGCTGGGCGACCTGGTCGGTCACCGCCGGGTGCTGCTGGTCGCGACCGCCGTGACGGCGCTCGCGACCTGGGGCATCGCGTTCGCACCCAGCTTCCCGGCGATGCTGGTCGCCTGGACCCTGCAGGGCACCTACGTCGTCTGGCTGCCCATCGAGGTCGCCGTCATGCACCGGCGCACGGCCGGCCGGCCCGACCAGGGCCGGCTCACCCGGCGGGCCGCGGCGATCCTGGTCGCGACCCTCGAGCTCTCGGTCATCGTCGCCGCCGTGCTCGCCGGCCAGCTCGCCGACCGGGTCTCCCTGACCACGATGCTGGTGCTGCCGGCGGTCGTCGTCACGCTCTGCCTGCCGCTGCTCGCGCTGCTCGAGGAGATCCCCGGGCTGCCGGGCGGCCGGTTCGACTGGGGCGGCCTGGGCCTGATGGCGCTCGCCATGCTCTCCGTGCTCGGCGGCCTGGTCGCGATCCGGCTCGACGGCCCCACCTCGCTCCCCGCCTGGCTCCTCGTCGCGATCGGCGTGGTCCTGCTCGTGCCCTGGTGGCGCTACGAGGCACGCCACCCCGACCCGATGATCGACGTCCGGCTGCTCCGGGAGCCGGCGCAGTGGAGCGTCCAGGCCACGGCCTTCCTGGTGGGGATGTCCCTGCTCGGCGCGCAGGTCCCGCTCTCGACGTACTTCCGCAGCGACCCGGACGTGCACGGCTACGGCTTCGGCCTGACCGCGGCCCAGGGCTCGGTCCGGATCGCGTTCTACGTGGCCTGTCTGGCCATCGGCGCGCTGACCCTCGGCCCGGTGAGCCGACGCCTCGGGGCCCGGGGCGCGATGGCGCTCGGCTGTGTCGTGTACGCCGCCGGGTACGCCGCGTGGCTGCCCTTCCACGCCAGCCCCGGCGCGGCCTGGGGAGTGATGGCCGTGATCGGGCTCGGCACCGGAGGCCTGGTCGCCGCGATCCCCGCCGCCGCGGCCGCCGTCGCCCCGCCGGGCCGGGTCGGCTCGGCCACCGGGCTCACCAACGCCGCGAAGACCGTCGGCGGCGGCATCGCCTCGTCGGTGTTCGCGATCTGCCTCGCCGGCTCCGGGGCGATCCGGGTCGACGGGGGCAGCCTCGGCGGCTACTACGCGGTCTGGTCGATCTGCGCGGCCTCCGGCCTGGTGGCCGCGGTGGTGCTGGGCGTCACGGCCCGGGCGGCCCCGCTCAACCTCGAGCCGAAGGGCGCGCCCGGTGATCCCATGGCGGCGCCCGGACCGCCCAGCACGCACGCTGGTGGCGTTGCCGATGCTTGA
- a CDS encoding LuxR C-terminal-related transcriptional regulator, with protein sequence MTGPVLLARPRLHERLDQEDPRIVVLSAPSGSGKTSLVRCWVATRDPGTVVWVTLDTDHVRRATFWQLVLTTAGRLGVLPSDEAAGLVGDVERTGDLAELVAGALTGRGPLVLVVDAHERLRDDTGPVDADLQRLVRLVPELRVVVTTRTGTGLGNPGRTLRGDVELLAASDLAFTVEETRELLAAFGEPGLAEQAGELHAATGGFPLAVRAGMLSLARTGTDPDTPDWQSLVAEDLRVQLGDGAAYELVLATCLPPYFDADLAVELTGSGDVKGVLAELEWNGFGRWIPFAPGRQVFQYVESLRNAMLADAARRPAAQQARAARVTATWLRRHGLFEAAFEVAVAARQYDVVGRVYADLVVSNPETITTSRFDRQLATVPRRALTQYPALALGRGLACHRDPALHGAAAEYFRIPASWVGPPPPDMTPGEVLMVHTAKVASLRVLGRFDDSGRAAQHALAHFDTIPDGEQHHVADLGAATLRHLAYSLFQDGQVDAARSAVNRAITMSTRPESLNHTAVYAVGLDALDGRCAEARSAQQHVDPAAWRPGQTHTYVNALGRIGQACLLLDDFELTASVAEYDDCPFAVASEFWPFVTWTLMHARLGLGHAATEAHRVEAALDRTPAPPGSADSLGAAAVRAALAVLWLAGGNRTKAGPLLRTRTRYAGQLAPAQLLARLLAGEAADAVAVLPRLESRPGHTTRSRAALLTLGAAAAMRCERPDTAAALLDRVLAMVGPTAARAHLMYLPAPDLAALRGLAQTQGDVALSGYLGGAVPDCIAGGTVSISLTPQERLVVAAFAHHPTRAAVATALHVSENTVKTHLQRIYRKLGVNSRDGVIEKAIELDLLGPRT encoded by the coding sequence ATGACGGGACCCGTCCTCCTCGCGCGTCCCCGGCTGCACGAGCGGCTGGACCAGGAGGACCCGCGGATCGTCGTCCTCTCGGCGCCCAGCGGGTCGGGGAAGACCAGCCTGGTGCGGTGCTGGGTCGCGACCCGCGACCCCGGCACTGTCGTCTGGGTCACCCTCGACACCGACCACGTACGCCGCGCCACCTTCTGGCAGCTGGTGCTGACCACCGCCGGCCGGCTGGGCGTGCTGCCGTCCGACGAGGCCGCCGGGCTGGTCGGGGACGTCGAGCGGACCGGTGACCTGGCCGAGCTCGTCGCCGGCGCGCTGACCGGGCGCGGTCCCCTCGTCCTGGTCGTCGACGCCCACGAGCGGCTGCGCGACGACACCGGTCCCGTCGACGCGGACCTGCAGCGCCTGGTCCGGCTGGTCCCCGAGCTCCGGGTGGTCGTCACGACCCGCACCGGCACCGGGCTCGGCAACCCCGGCCGCACCCTGCGCGGCGACGTGGAGCTGCTCGCCGCGAGCGACCTCGCGTTCACCGTCGAGGAGACCCGCGAGCTGCTCGCCGCCTTCGGCGAGCCCGGGCTCGCCGAGCAGGCCGGCGAGCTGCACGCCGCGACCGGAGGCTTCCCGCTGGCCGTACGCGCCGGCATGCTCTCGCTGGCGCGGACCGGCACGGACCCCGACACCCCGGACTGGCAGTCGCTGGTCGCGGAGGACCTGCGCGTCCAGCTCGGCGACGGAGCGGCGTACGAGCTGGTCCTGGCGACCTGCCTGCCGCCGTACTTCGACGCCGACCTCGCGGTCGAGCTGACCGGCTCGGGCGACGTCAAGGGCGTGCTGGCCGAGCTCGAGTGGAACGGATTCGGCCGCTGGATCCCGTTCGCGCCGGGTCGCCAGGTGTTCCAGTACGTCGAGTCGCTGCGCAATGCCATGCTCGCCGACGCCGCCCGCCGGCCCGCCGCCCAGCAGGCCCGCGCCGCGCGGGTCACCGCCACCTGGCTGCGCCGCCACGGCCTCTTCGAGGCGGCCTTCGAGGTCGCCGTCGCCGCCCGTCAGTACGACGTCGTCGGGCGGGTCTACGCGGACCTGGTCGTCAGCAACCCCGAGACGATCACCACCAGCCGCTTCGACCGGCAGCTCGCGACGGTGCCCCGGCGGGCGCTGACGCAGTACCCGGCGCTGGCGCTCGGCCGCGGCCTGGCCTGCCACCGCGACCCCGCGCTGCACGGCGCGGCCGCGGAGTACTTCCGGATCCCGGCCTCGTGGGTCGGTCCCCCGCCGCCCGACATGACTCCGGGCGAGGTGCTCATGGTGCACACCGCCAAGGTCGCCAGCCTGCGGGTGCTGGGTCGTTTCGACGACTCGGGACGTGCCGCGCAGCACGCGCTGGCCCACTTCGACACCATCCCCGACGGGGAGCAGCACCACGTCGCCGACCTCGGCGCCGCGACGCTGCGCCACCTCGCCTACTCCTTGTTCCAGGACGGTCAGGTCGACGCCGCGCGCAGCGCGGTGAACCGGGCGATCACGATGAGCACCCGACCCGAGTCGCTCAACCACACGGCGGTCTACGCGGTCGGCCTCGACGCGCTCGACGGTCGCTGTGCCGAGGCTCGTTCGGCCCAGCAGCACGTCGATCCCGCGGCCTGGCGCCCCGGGCAGACGCACACCTACGTCAACGCGCTGGGCCGGATCGGTCAGGCCTGCCTGCTCCTCGACGACTTCGAGCTGACCGCATCCGTCGCGGAGTACGACGACTGCCCGTTCGCCGTGGCCTCCGAGTTCTGGCCCTTCGTCACGTGGACGCTGATGCATGCCCGGCTCGGCCTGGGCCACGCCGCCACCGAGGCGCACAGGGTCGAGGCGGCCCTGGACCGCACCCCGGCGCCGCCGGGCTCCGCGGACAGCCTGGGCGCCGCCGCCGTCCGTGCTGCCCTGGCCGTGCTGTGGCTGGCCGGCGGCAACCGCACCAAGGCCGGCCCACTGCTCCGCACCCGCACGAGGTACGCCGGACAGCTGGCCCCCGCGCAGCTGCTGGCCCGGCTGCTGGCCGGCGAGGCGGCCGATGCGGTCGCCGTGCTCCCCCGCCTGGAGAGCCGGCCGGGCCACACGACCCGGTCCCGCGCCGCGCTGCTCACCCTGGGCGCGGCCGCCGCGATGCGCTGCGAGCGTCCCGACACGGCGGCGGCCCTGCTGGACCGGGTCCTCGCGATGGTCGGGCCGACCGCCGCCCGGGCCCACCTCATGTACCTCCCGGCGCCCGACCTCGCCGCGCTGCGCGGGCTGGCCCAGACGCAGGGCGACGTGGCGCTGAGCGGCTACCTCGGTGGAGCGGTCCCCGACTGCATCGCCGGCGGGACCGTCAGCATCTCGCTCACCCCGCAGGAGCGGCTCGTCGTCGCGGCCTTCGCGCACCACCCGACCCGCGCGGCCGTCGCGACCGCCCTGCACGTCTCGGAGAACACGGTGAAGACCCACCTGCAGCGGATCTACCGCAAGCTCGGGGTCAACTCCCGCGACGGGGTCATCGAGAAGGCGATCGAGCTGGACCTGCTAGGGCCCCGAACCTGA
- a CDS encoding sigma-70 family RNA polymerase sigma factor, translating into MGEDDFRRLYDAHFDAVLGFALRRTDRPEDAADVTADTFLVAWRRLGHVPRGDAARPWLYGVARRTLANHRRGEGRRAALGDRLRRQLAHAVADLADEVVHRADVTAAMRRLSARDEEVLQLHLWEGLEPREIADVLGVPASVVRPRLSRARSRLRELLGNDPPAPGHLPAEPATTIRKEGPR; encoded by the coding sequence ATGGGAGAGGACGACTTCCGCCGCCTGTACGACGCGCACTTCGACGCCGTGCTCGGCTTCGCCCTGCGCCGCACCGACCGGCCGGAGGACGCCGCCGACGTCACGGCCGACACCTTCCTGGTCGCATGGCGGCGGCTGGGCCACGTGCCACGGGGCGACGCCGCCCGCCCCTGGCTGTACGGCGTCGCCCGCCGCACCCTCGCCAACCACCGCCGCGGTGAGGGCCGCCGGGCCGCGCTCGGCGACCGGCTGCGCCGCCAGCTCGCCCATGCCGTGGCCGACCTCGCCGACGAGGTGGTCCACCGCGCCGACGTCACCGCCGCGATGAGGCGGCTCAGCGCCCGCGACGAGGAGGTCCTCCAGCTGCACCTGTGGGAGGGCCTCGAGCCGCGCGAGATCGCCGACGTGCTCGGCGTCCCGGCGAGCGTCGTACGGCCCCGGCTGTCGCGGGCCCGCTCACGTCTTCGGGAGCTGCTCGGCAACGATCCGCCGGCCCCCGGACATCTCCCTGCAGAACCCGCCACCACGATCCGGAAGGAGGGCCCGCGATGA
- a CDS encoding LuxR C-terminal-related transcriptional regulator — MTGGGPVLLARARLHTLLDEPEPRLSVLAAPSGFGKTSLARAWVETLTGTDVVWVTLENELTSRSAFWQTVLAGAGRVGVTGPTTPAPALQAEIESSADPGAVIARGLRASARPLLVVDAYEKVRSAAAQVEADLLQLLRLVPQLRVVVTTRTSGGLASPARTLRGEVRLLTEDDLAFTLAETRDLLAAFGAPGSDDGAARLHEATHGYPLALRAAMLTREPARPVVGRREPGWQALVAEDLRGQLEGGAAYAFVLATSVPPYLDADLALELSDAVSGPAEVKEMLDDLEWNGFGRWIPFAPGHQVFQYVESLREAMLAEARQRPQAEQARAAERSATWLYRHGSHEAALEMAVGAGLFSIAARVYAAAVATTQDAHSASLVDRHLAAVPSRALTQFPALAFGRGLACFRDPALRGAAADYFAISARWDGPRFPDPTPGEYLLGYVAKVVSLRLLGRIEESGRAAAEALAFFRRVSEEEPERLAVLGPMALRHLAYSQFLAGDPEGARDTTSRAVAMATAPTVRNHTAVYAVGLPAFEGRAHQARAARSLVDAEAWRPGEDRSWANALGRIGEAVLLLDAFDFAGAAGSYDDCAFRDTTEFWPLMTWTLLHAHVGLGSAAAEARRVEEQLRRAPVPPVMRDSVAAAAVRAALATAWLAAGNHTRATGVLHAPSRYAGQLAPATALASLCAGDADAVLAALPTLETRPGHTTRSRAALLTVGAAAAARTGQEEAAAALLQRVLAQVGVDGARLHLAHLPAEDLAGLRRTADERGTDDVRAHLAGSVPACVVAAPTVLALTRQERTVLVALAQHATRSDLAAALHLSENTVKTHLQRIYRKLGARSRKAVIERAIELDLL, encoded by the coding sequence ATGACCGGTGGTGGTCCCGTGCTCCTCGCGCGCGCTCGCCTGCACACCCTCCTCGACGAGCCGGAGCCGCGGCTGAGCGTGCTCGCGGCGCCGAGCGGCTTCGGCAAGACCAGCCTGGCCCGGGCCTGGGTCGAGACCCTCACCGGCACCGACGTCGTGTGGGTGACCCTCGAGAACGAGCTCACGTCGCGCTCGGCGTTCTGGCAGACGGTGCTGGCCGGCGCCGGACGGGTCGGGGTGACGGGCCCTACGACGCCCGCCCCGGCCCTGCAGGCCGAGATCGAGTCCAGCGCCGACCCGGGCGCCGTGATCGCCCGCGGCCTGCGGGCCAGTGCCCGTCCCCTCCTCGTCGTCGACGCCTACGAGAAGGTCCGCTCCGCGGCTGCCCAGGTGGAGGCCGACCTGCTGCAGCTGCTCCGGCTGGTCCCGCAGCTGCGAGTGGTCGTCACGACCCGGACCTCCGGCGGCCTCGCCAGCCCCGCCCGCACCCTGCGCGGCGAGGTGCGGCTGCTGACCGAGGACGACCTCGCGTTCACCCTCGCCGAGACCCGCGACCTGCTCGCCGCGTTCGGCGCTCCCGGGTCCGACGACGGCGCCGCGCGGCTCCACGAGGCGACCCACGGCTACCCGCTCGCGCTGCGGGCGGCGATGCTCACGCGCGAGCCGGCCCGGCCGGTCGTCGGTCGCCGCGAGCCCGGCTGGCAGGCACTGGTCGCCGAGGACCTGCGCGGACAGCTCGAGGGCGGCGCGGCCTACGCCTTCGTGCTCGCGACCAGCGTGCCGCCGTACCTCGACGCCGACCTCGCCCTGGAGCTGTCCGACGCGGTGTCCGGCCCGGCGGAGGTCAAGGAGATGCTCGACGACCTCGAGTGGAACGGCTTCGGCCGCTGGATCCCCTTCGCGCCCGGCCACCAGGTGTTCCAGTACGTCGAGTCGCTGCGCGAGGCGATGCTCGCCGAGGCGCGGCAGCGGCCTCAGGCCGAGCAGGCGCGCGCCGCCGAGCGCAGCGCTACCTGGCTCTACCGCCACGGCAGCCACGAGGCCGCCCTCGAGATGGCGGTGGGTGCAGGGCTGTTCAGCATCGCCGCGCGGGTCTACGCCGCCGCCGTCGCGACGACCCAGGACGCCCATTCCGCCAGCCTCGTCGACCGGCACCTGGCCGCCGTACCGAGCCGGGCGCTCACCCAGTTCCCCGCCCTCGCCTTCGGCCGTGGGTTGGCCTGCTTCCGCGACCCGGCCCTGCGCGGCGCCGCCGCCGACTACTTCGCGATCTCGGCGCGCTGGGACGGTCCGCGCTTCCCCGACCCGACGCCGGGCGAGTACCTGCTGGGGTACGTCGCGAAGGTCGTCAGCCTCCGCCTCCTCGGCCGCATCGAGGAGTCCGGTCGGGCGGCCGCGGAGGCCCTCGCCTTCTTCCGCCGGGTGAGCGAGGAGGAGCCCGAGCGACTCGCCGTCCTCGGCCCGATGGCGCTGCGCCACCTCGCCTACTCCCAGTTCCTGGCCGGCGACCCCGAGGGCGCGCGGGACACCACCTCCCGTGCGGTGGCGATGGCGACGGCGCCGACGGTCCGCAACCACACGGCGGTGTACGCCGTCGGCCTGCCCGCGTTCGAGGGACGGGCCCATCAGGCTCGGGCCGCTCGCAGCCTGGTCGACGCCGAGGCGTGGCGGCCCGGCGAGGACCGGTCCTGGGCCAACGCCCTGGGCCGGATTGGCGAGGCGGTGCTGCTGCTCGACGCCTTCGACTTCGCGGGCGCCGCGGGCTCCTACGACGACTGCGCCTTCCGCGACACCACGGAGTTCTGGCCACTGATGACCTGGACGCTGCTGCACGCCCACGTCGGCCTCGGGTCGGCCGCGGCCGAGGCCCGGCGGGTGGAGGAGCAGCTGCGGCGGGCGCCGGTGCCGCCGGTGATGCGCGACAGCGTCGCCGCGGCCGCCGTCCGCGCCGCCCTGGCGACCGCCTGGCTCGCCGCCGGCAACCACACCCGGGCGACCGGCGTGCTCCATGCCCCGTCGCGGTACGCCGGCCAGCTGGCACCCGCCACCGCGCTCGCCAGCCTCTGCGCGGGCGACGCCGACGCTGTGCTGGCGGCGCTGCCCACCCTGGAGACCCGCCCCGGCCACACCACCCGGTCCCGTGCCGCGCTGCTCACCGTCGGCGCCGCCGCGGCCGCCCGCACCGGACAGGAGGAGGCCGCCGCGGCCCTGCTGCAGCGGGTGCTCGCCCAGGTCGGGGTCGACGGCGCCCGGCTGCACCTGGCCCACCTGCCCGCCGAGGACCTGGCCGGGCTGCGACGTACCGCCGACGAGCGGGGCACCGACGACGTGCGCGCCCATCTCGCCGGCTCCGTGCCCGCGTGCGTCGTCGCCGCGCCGACCGTCCTCGCCCTCACCCGGCAGGAGCGCACCGTGCTGGTCGCCCTCGCCCAGCACGCCACCCGCAGCGACCTGGCTGCCGCGCTGCACCTGTCGGAGAACACCGTGAAGACCCACCTGCAGCGGATCTACCGCAAGCTCGGCGCGCGCTCGCGCAAGGCGGTCATCGAGCGGGCGATCGAGCTCGACCTGCTGTAG